A genomic window from Flavobacterium hankyongi includes:
- a CDS encoding 30S ribosomal protein S16 produces MSVKIRLQRHGKKGKPFYWIVAADARSKRDGKFLEKIGTYNPNTNPATIDLNVDQAVTWLFNGAQPTDTARAILSYKGALLKHHLEGGVRKGALTAEQAEAKFTAWLDEKAGKVTAKKDGLAKTKADAKAEALKAEKAANEKRAAAQAEALKAAEVTEAAAEEVVADVEATSEEAPAVEEANNEETEA; encoded by the coding sequence ATGTCAGTAAAAATTAGATTACAAAGACACGGTAAAAAAGGGAAACCTTTTTACTGGATCGTAGCAGCTGATGCTAGATCAAAAAGAGATGGTAAATTCTTAGAAAAAATCGGAACTTACAATCCAAACACTAACCCTGCAACTATCGACTTAAACGTTGATCAAGCTGTAACGTGGTTATTTAACGGTGCTCAGCCTACTGACACTGCAAGAGCAATTCTTTCTTACAAAGGTGCTTTATTAAAACATCACTTAGAAGGTGGAGTACGTAAAGGTGCTTTAACTGCTGAACAAGCTGAAGCTAAATTCACTGCTTGGTTAGATGAGAAAGCTGGAAAAGTAACTGCTAAAAAAGATGGTTTAGCTAAAACTAAAGCTGATGCAAAAGCAGAAGCGTTAAAAGCTGAAAAAGCTGCTAACGAAAAACGTGCTGCTGCGCAAGCTGAAGCTCTTAAAGCTGCTGAGGTAACTGAAGCTGCTGCTGAAGAAGTAGTTGCTGATGTTGAAGCGACTTCTGAAGAAGCTCCTGCTGTTGAAGAAGCTAATAATGAAGAAACAGAAGCTTAA
- the rimM gene encoding ribosome maturation factor RimM (Essential for efficient processing of 16S rRNA): MRKDDCFYLGKVAKKFSFKGEVLIYLDTDEPEMYEDLESVFVEFNKNLVPFFIENSQLHKNDFLKVRFEDVDNEEKADELIGREVYLPLSMLPKLEGNKFYYHEVIGFDVIDNRLGNIGTIVSINDSAAQPLFEIDKDGIEILIPMIDDFIVEVNRDKKAITLNTPEGLVDLYLG, encoded by the coding sequence ATGCGTAAAGACGATTGTTTCTATTTAGGTAAAGTCGCTAAAAAATTTAGTTTCAAAGGGGAAGTTCTAATCTATTTAGATACAGACGAACCTGAAATGTATGAAGATTTGGAATCAGTTTTTGTTGAATTCAACAAAAATCTGGTTCCATTTTTTATTGAAAATTCTCAACTCCATAAAAACGATTTTCTAAAAGTTCGTTTTGAGGATGTAGATAATGAAGAAAAAGCCGATGAATTAATTGGTCGTGAAGTCTATCTTCCTTTATCTATGTTGCCAAAACTTGAAGGCAACAAATTTTACTACCACGAAGTAATTGGTTTTGATGTTATTGATAATCGCCTAGGAAATATTGGCACAATAGTTTCCATTAATGACAGTGCTGCTCAGCCCTTATTTGAAATTGACAAAGACGGAATCGAAATTTTGATTCCAATGATTGATGATTTCATTGTAGAAGTGAACCGCGATAAAAAAGCCATTACTTTAAACACTCCTGAAGGATTAGTGGACTTATATTTAGGATAA
- a CDS encoding tRNA1(Val) (adenine(37)-N6)-methyltransferase, producing the protein MFQFKQFKIEQDRCAMKVGTDGVLLGAWTPLTNNPYNILDIGTGTGLIALMLAQRSKAEQIDAIEIDDNAYEQATENFENSPWNERLYCYHAGLDEFVDEVEEEFDLIVSNPPFYTDEYKSGDEQRDNARFEDSLPFDELVEAADFFLSENGIFSLIVPFKEEEKIINLCQERELFPLKITRVKGTPTTEIKRSLLAFSRIKQNPIIDELVIETARHQYTQEYIKLTKDFYLRM; encoded by the coding sequence ATGTTTCAATTTAAACAATTCAAAATAGAACAAGACCGTTGCGCCATGAAAGTAGGCACTGATGGTGTTTTATTGGGTGCTTGGACTCCATTAACAAACAATCCTTATAACATTCTTGACATAGGAACAGGAACAGGTTTAATCGCTTTGATGCTAGCACAACGCTCAAAAGCAGAGCAAATTGATGCTATCGAAATTGACGACAATGCTTACGAGCAAGCCACTGAAAACTTTGAAAATTCGCCTTGGAACGAACGCTTATATTGTTATCATGCAGGCTTGGATGAATTTGTTGATGAAGTAGAGGAAGAATTTGATTTAATTGTTTCAAATCCTCCTTTTTATACCGACGAATACAAATCGGGTGACGAACAAAGAGACAATGCACGTTTTGAAGATTCACTACCTTTTGATGAATTAGTGGAAGCTGCCGATTTCTTTTTATCTGAAAACGGAATATTTTCATTAATTGTTCCTTTTAAAGAAGAAGAAAAAATAATCAATCTTTGCCAAGAACGCGAATTATTTCCTTTAAAAATTACTCGTGTAAAAGGTACTCCGACAACAGAAATAAAAAGAAGTTTACTCGCTTTTAGCCGAATTAAACAAAACCCAATTATTGACGAACTGGTTATTGAAACAGCTCGTCATCAATATACTCAGGAGTATATTAAATTGACAAAAGATTTTTATCTGAGAATGTAA
- a CDS encoding HlyD family secretion protein: MAQETYDTSFELRSEEVQDILSKVPNWMIRWGTVLIFTIIVLMFVVSWFLKYPDIVRTEVIITTNIPPEKMIAKASGRIQDILISDKTMVKANTPLAVIENSSNYNDIFRLKKELEAFQKRDFVNFPFTQFKNAQFGDIEASFASFQKDYLANSLNKSLTPYQVESSAQKSENVQIKERLALLIQQKSINEQELQLQRSDLARYTKLHDKGVISDQEFENKKMNFLQAEKNYKNLLASISQLQSSLIDNAKAIKGNQINDVKETVNLDRSLSQSFYQLKKAIKDWELNYVLQSGIDGQVTFTKVWIKNQTVTSGEEVFSVVPSTGKGYIGKLKAPSQNSGKIKIGQKVNVRLLNYPDREFGILKGKVQNIALVPDKDGNIAIDVVLPDGMKTSYKKTVPFQQEMRGSAEIITEDLRLLERVLYQFRDMLKVE; this comes from the coding sequence ATGGCGCAAGAAACATACGATACTTCTTTTGAACTGCGTAGCGAAGAAGTACAAGATATATTATCAAAAGTTCCAAACTGGATGATACGTTGGGGAACAGTGTTGATTTTTACAATCATAGTATTGATGTTTGTAGTGTCATGGTTTTTAAAGTATCCAGATATTGTAAGAACTGAAGTAATTATAACTACCAATATACCACCAGAAAAAATGATTGCGAAAGCATCAGGGAGGATTCAGGATATTTTGATTAGTGATAAAACAATGGTGAAGGCAAATACACCATTGGCAGTAATAGAAAATTCGTCTAATTATAATGATATCTTTAGATTGAAAAAAGAGCTGGAAGCTTTTCAAAAAAGAGACTTTGTTAATTTTCCATTTACTCAATTTAAGAATGCTCAATTTGGAGATATAGAGGCTTCTTTTGCATCTTTTCAAAAAGATTATTTAGCTAATAGTTTAAATAAAAGTTTAACACCATATCAAGTTGAATCTTCGGCGCAAAAATCAGAAAATGTTCAAATCAAGGAAAGATTGGCTTTATTAATACAACAAAAATCAATCAATGAACAAGAACTACAATTGCAAAGAAGTGATTTAGCACGATACACTAAACTTCATGATAAAGGAGTGATTTCTGATCAGGAATTTGAGAATAAGAAAATGAATTTTTTGCAAGCAGAAAAAAATTATAAGAATTTGCTTGCCTCAATTTCTCAGTTGCAATCGTCTTTGATTGATAATGCAAAAGCTATAAAAGGAAACCAAATAAACGATGTGAAAGAAACTGTTAATTTGGACAGAAGTTTGTCACAATCTTTTTACCAATTGAAAAAAGCAATCAAAGATTGGGAATTAAACTATGTTTTGCAATCTGGTATTGATGGTCAGGTCACTTTTACAAAGGTTTGGATTAAGAATCAAACCGTTACTTCTGGGGAAGAAGTTTTTTCGGTAGTGCCGTCAACGGGTAAAGGATATATAGGAAAATTGAAAGCGCCTTCTCAAAATTCAGGAAAAATCAAAATTGGGCAAAAAGTAAATGTTAGACTTTTAAATTACCCTGATAGAGAATTTGGAATACTTAAGGGGAAAGTACAAAACATTGCTTTGGTTCCTGACAAAGATGGAAATATTGCTATTGATGTTGTGCTTCCAGATGGAATGAAAACAAGTTATAAAAAAACGGTTCCTTTCCAACAGGAAATGAGGGGTTCCGCAGAGATTATTACAGAAGATTTAAGATTGTTGGAGAGGGTTTTGTATCAGTTTAGAGATATGTTAAAAGTGGAATAA
- a CDS encoding peptidase domain-containing ABC transporter, with protein sequence MNKFPSYIQADAKDCGPTCLKIISKHYGRTINIQQLRDYSETTREGSNLLFLSDAAERIGFRTLGVKLDLESLQEAPLPCVLHWNKEHYVVLYDVKKGKYRVSDPGFGLIEYNETEFLKFWIGNNADDKTQEGVALLLETTPKFFETDFDKEEKKALGFGILYQYLWKYKSFLIQLSIGLLAGTLLQLVFPFLTQSIVDVGIQNQNISFIYLILFAQLFLFAGRTGIELIRSWILLHLSTRINISLISDFFIKLMNLPISFFDVRMTGDIMQRINDHRRIERILTTSSLNVIFSVINMIVMGGVLAYYNLQIFFVFFAGSLLYFGWITLFLKRREALDYKRFSEVSQEQSKVMELINGMQEIKLHNAEKQKRWGWEHVQARLFKVSMKGLVLEQTQTIGSSVINELKNIFIVFISAKLVIDGDITLGMMMAISSIVGNLNGPITQLIGFVRELQDAKISLARLSEIHEKEDEVQQEEFQTHDVPSNQDIHIKNLTYRYLGSDVPVLEDLNLIIPANKVTAIVGVSGSGKTTLMKLLLKFYEPEKGEVIVGNAQLKNVSQKAWRNSIGAVMQEGFIFNDTIANNIAVGVDKVDKQRLVYAADVANITEYINGLPLGYNTKIGTEGVGMSTGQKQRLLIARAVYKNPEMLFFDEATSALDANNEKEIMRKLDMFFKDKTVVVIAHRLSTVMNADQIVVLDKGKIIEMGSHSALVEQKGNYFELVRNQLQLGN encoded by the coding sequence TTGAATAAATTTCCTTCATATATACAGGCAGATGCCAAAGATTGTGGACCTACATGTTTAAAAATAATATCAAAACATTATGGACGGACAATCAATATACAGCAGCTAAGAGATTATTCTGAAACTACTCGTGAGGGAAGTAATTTACTTTTCTTAAGTGATGCGGCAGAGCGTATTGGTTTTAGAACTTTAGGTGTAAAGCTAGATTTAGAGAGTCTTCAAGAAGCACCATTGCCTTGTGTGTTGCATTGGAACAAAGAACACTACGTGGTCCTGTATGATGTTAAAAAAGGAAAGTATCGTGTTTCTGATCCTGGATTTGGGCTAATAGAGTACAATGAGACTGAGTTTTTAAAGTTTTGGATTGGTAATAATGCCGATGATAAAACACAGGAAGGTGTAGCTTTATTATTAGAAACAACACCCAAGTTTTTTGAAACTGATTTTGATAAGGAAGAGAAAAAAGCGTTAGGCTTTGGTATATTGTATCAATATTTGTGGAAGTATAAATCGTTTTTAATACAGTTGAGTATAGGATTGCTAGCTGGTACTTTATTACAGTTGGTTTTTCCTTTTTTGACTCAAAGTATTGTCGATGTAGGAATTCAAAATCAAAATATAAGTTTTATCTATCTTATTCTCTTTGCACAATTGTTTTTATTTGCAGGGAGAACGGGAATAGAGCTTATTAGAAGTTGGATTTTACTACATTTATCTACAAGGATTAATATTTCACTGATTTCAGATTTCTTTATCAAATTAATGAATTTACCTATTTCGTTTTTTGATGTGCGAATGACGGGAGATATCATGCAACGTATTAATGACCATCGTAGGATTGAAAGAATACTAACCACATCATCTCTGAATGTAATATTCTCTGTAATTAATATGATTGTAATGGGAGGTGTTTTGGCCTATTATAATCTTCAAATATTCTTTGTCTTTTTTGCTGGTAGTTTACTGTATTTTGGATGGATTACTTTGTTTTTAAAGCGAAGAGAAGCACTAGATTACAAGCGTTTTTCTGAAGTAAGCCAGGAACAAAGTAAAGTAATGGAACTCATCAACGGGATGCAGGAAATAAAACTCCATAATGCTGAAAAGCAAAAGCGTTGGGGATGGGAACATGTACAAGCTAGATTGTTCAAAGTTTCTATGAAAGGTTTGGTTTTAGAACAAACTCAAACTATTGGTTCATCAGTCATCAATGAGTTGAAAAACATATTTATTGTTTTCATTTCGGCAAAACTAGTTATCGATGGAGATATTACTTTAGGTATGATGATGGCAATTAGTTCTATCGTAGGTAACTTAAATGGTCCTATTACACAATTGATAGGTTTTGTGAGAGAATTGCAGGATGCTAAAATCTCTTTAGCACGTTTATCGGAAATTCATGAGAAAGAAGATGAGGTGCAACAAGAAGAATTTCAAACACATGATGTTCCAAGTAATCAGGATATTCATATAAAAAATTTAACCTATAGATATTTAGGTTCTGATGTGCCCGTTCTGGAAGATCTTAATTTAATCATTCCTGCCAATAAAGTAACAGCAATTGTTGGGGTAAGTGGTAGTGGAAAAACTACTTTGATGAAATTGCTTTTAAAATTCTATGAACCTGAAAAAGGAGAAGTGATTGTTGGAAATGCACAACTCAAAAATGTTTCTCAAAAAGCATGGAGAAATAGTATTGGTGCAGTAATGCAAGAAGGCTTTATTTTTAATGATACTATTGCCAATAATATTGCTGTTGGTGTAGACAAGGTAGATAAACAACGTTTAGTTTATGCTGCTGATGTTGCTAATATCACAGAATATATAAATGGACTTCCATTAGGATACAATACAAAAATTGGAACGGAAGGAGTAGGAATGAGTACTGGTCAAAAACAACGATTGCTTATTGCTAGAGCAGTTTATAAAAACCCTGAAATGTTGTTTTTTGATGAGGCTACTTCAGCATTAGATGCTAATAATGAAAAAGAAATTATGCGAAAACTGGATATGTTCTTTAAAGATAAAACCGTTGTAGTAATTGCTCACCGATTGAGTACTGTTATGAATGCTGATCAAATTGTAGTACTTGACAAGGGTAAAATTATTGAAATGGGAAGTCATTCGGCGTTAGTAGAACAAAAAGGAAATTATTTTGAATTGGTTAGAAATCAATTACAATTAGGGAATTAA
- a CDS encoding lysophospholipase, with translation MTIKKIFSVFLCFFSLTLFSQNIFKYEKEVDSLKNYKHEEIEFFNTEEKIKLSGTLISPKKDFEKIVIIIPGSGKDTRNSHYILAENLLENGIGVFRFDERGIGKSEGKYSELSNDLSNDLVFAFNSLKKKATKKIGLLGHSIGGVAILETIKSDINPDFIVLIEAPIVKNGDFILNQIEMDFENNIPQIMRDHKSKNEIINFLKDYFSLISKDNPKLTKSELAKFIKSRNFNKKFILLLNDSFLIEMLNKNIEEVLKTINIPTLYQTGTKDKIINHKREIDLIRSFNNKYIQIDIFQDLNHYLTEKNAPIGTSLYKMDKSAMNNIIKWILNV, from the coding sequence ATGACCATAAAAAAAATATTTTCAGTTTTCCTTTGCTTTTTTTCATTAACTCTTTTTTCGCAAAATATCTTTAAATATGAAAAAGAGGTTGACAGTTTAAAAAACTATAAACATGAAGAAATAGAATTTTTCAATACTGAGGAAAAAATAAAGTTATCAGGAACACTAATTAGTCCTAAAAAAGATTTCGAAAAAATTGTTATTATCATACCTGGGAGCGGAAAAGATACAAGAAATTCACATTATATTTTAGCTGAAAACTTACTTGAGAATGGAATTGGAGTTTTCAGATTTGATGAAAGAGGTATTGGGAAATCGGAAGGTAAGTATTCAGAATTATCAAATGATTTATCAAATGATTTAGTTTTTGCATTTAATAGTTTGAAAAAAAAAGCAACTAAAAAAATTGGATTGTTAGGTCATAGCATAGGCGGTGTTGCTATTCTTGAAACAATAAAAAGCGATATAAATCCTGATTTCATAGTTTTAATTGAAGCTCCAATTGTTAAAAATGGAGATTTTATTTTAAATCAAATTGAAATGGATTTTGAAAATAATATCCCACAAATCATGCGAGATCACAAGTCGAAAAATGAAATAATAAATTTTTTAAAAGACTATTTTAGTTTAATAAGTAAAGACAATCCTAAATTGACAAAGTCCGAGCTAGCAAAGTTTATAAAAAGTAGAAACTTTAATAAAAAATTTATTCTCTTACTTAATGATTCTTTTTTGATTGAAATGCTTAACAAAAATATTGAAGAAGTTTTAAAAACGATTAATATTCCGACTCTTTATCAAACTGGAACTAAGGATAAAATTATAAATCATAAAAGAGAGATTGATTTAATCAGATCATTTAATAACAAGTATATTCAAATAGACATATTTCAAGATTTAAATCATTATCTGACCGAAAAAAACGCTCCCATAGGAACTTCATTATATAAAATGGACAAATCAGCAATGAACAATATTATAAAATGGATTTTAAATGTTTGA
- a CDS encoding lantibiotic dehydratase — protein sequence MMIENISSLNNTIVRSSLNPFYKVFNISEHFLIEEFKNTNFKEVIFLASPILFEEVSKYIENNTNKDVKKKIFISLAKYYQRYSTRCTPFGMFSAVSVIPLKEKTSVNYSRLKRTTRIDNFFISQFIQVVEKKQEFREGLKYKLNSSFYNLNDSYRYIESKILTFQKKYEISSIEKDIYIEKIVNNARGYQKFNYYVECLVDDEIAYDDSKDFINLLIDSQILISNLEPSIVTDNPISEILKVLNELNTNNVSFYIAIVENVQNILNQIDSEIFSLDIYEKLYKEIDKLGIDYNKSKLVQVDCYLDAESSSLNKEVFTQILDVFPILNRNYIKPKSNLDAFMETFSKRYDTTIQPLTIVLDPDLGIKYPQHFDKNEIVTKEIDIFKIFYENIGKDVLYLDDKDITRLNINKDNMQASFNAVFSLVKSEESEMILFDFVGGNSANDLFGRFTHLNDNIYDLVNKIAKHEIDFYEDFIIAEILHLPESRTGNILFRKKIYDYNISYLANSTLDEEFEINIQDINIEIIENIVFLVSKKHNKYIIPRLNNAHNYDASTLPIYRFLCDVQNQSKIRGLSFNFGKILNNISVFPRVVYKNIILFPKTWVLENSDINYIKEIFSKKIFETKFKLPKIFLLINGDNNLFVNLDNELSVQCFLDEIKKSNRIILREYFFPSDNIKNINGEVCSNEFHLPFINKNKGLKAPKKENVVKTKDFLTDDNDWVYFKIYGGNKILEKILTSDIDAFANKFSSDIEKWFFIRYYDDEYGHHLRIRFLSPTDSSRKNILYNFINEINYYVKNEYVYKFSIDTYRRENSRYVIKNFDIECSESFFHYDSIYILSILKLPNINNDLKHIIGMLNIEYLLNAVDYNIEQKLEFTSNLRKSFYKEFGEQKNHAEFLKDKYRNNKNLIDSLFPFYSNSNDYPELHEIHAKRNIQTKNIFDILKNNEFSDINFILSSYIHMSLNRLFMKDNRWNEFIVYDFLSKYYKSIKSRKLYDKINNFEKTFF from the coding sequence ATGATGATTGAAAATATAAGTAGTTTAAATAATACAATAGTCAGAAGCTCATTGAATCCTTTTTATAAGGTTTTTAATATTTCTGAACATTTTTTAATTGAAGAATTTAAAAATACAAACTTTAAAGAAGTAATTTTTCTTGCCTCACCTATATTGTTTGAAGAAGTATCAAAATATATTGAAAATAATACCAATAAAGATGTAAAAAAAAAAATATTTATTTCTTTAGCTAAATATTATCAAAGATATAGTACTAGATGTACGCCTTTTGGTATGTTTTCTGCAGTATCTGTTATTCCTTTAAAAGAAAAAACGAGTGTTAATTATTCACGATTGAAAAGAACAACTCGAATTGATAATTTCTTTATTTCACAATTTATTCAAGTCGTTGAAAAAAAACAAGAATTTAGGGAGGGTTTGAAGTATAAATTAAATTCATCTTTTTATAATTTAAACGACAGTTATAGATATATAGAATCAAAAATTTTAACTTTTCAAAAAAAATATGAAATTTCATCTATAGAAAAAGACATCTATATAGAAAAAATAGTAAATAATGCAAGAGGTTATCAAAAATTCAATTATTATGTAGAATGTTTAGTTGATGATGAGATAGCTTATGATGATTCAAAAGATTTTATTAATCTTCTTATAGATAGTCAAATTTTAATAAGCAATTTAGAACCGTCTATTGTAACAGATAATCCTATTAGTGAAATTTTAAAAGTATTAAATGAACTAAATACAAATAATGTAAGTTTTTACATTGCTATTGTTGAAAATGTCCAAAATATTTTAAATCAAATTGATAGTGAAATATTCTCTTTAGATATATATGAAAAATTATATAAAGAAATTGATAAACTAGGAATAGATTATAACAAGAGTAAGCTAGTTCAAGTTGATTGTTATTTGGATGCAGAGAGCAGTAGTTTAAATAAGGAAGTCTTTACACAAATTTTAGATGTGTTTCCAATACTAAATAGAAATTATATAAAGCCTAAATCTAATTTAGATGCTTTTATGGAGACTTTTTCTAAACGATATGATACAACCATTCAACCATTAACTATTGTGTTGGATCCTGATTTAGGTATTAAATACCCGCAACATTTTGATAAAAATGAGATTGTAACAAAAGAGATTGATATCTTTAAGATTTTTTATGAGAATATTGGTAAGGATGTCTTATACTTGGATGATAAAGACATAACTAGGCTAAATATTAATAAAGATAATATGCAAGCTTCGTTTAACGCAGTTTTTAGCTTAGTTAAATCAGAAGAGAGTGAAATGATTCTTTTTGATTTTGTTGGAGGAAATTCTGCAAATGATTTATTTGGGAGATTTACACATTTGAATGATAATATATATGATTTAGTTAATAAAATAGCTAAACATGAAATAGATTTTTATGAAGATTTTATAATAGCTGAAATTTTACACTTGCCTGAATCAAGAACTGGTAATATTTTATTTAGAAAGAAAATTTATGATTATAATATTTCATATTTAGCAAATAGTACCTTAGATGAAGAGTTTGAAATTAACATACAAGATATCAATATTGAAATTATTGAAAATATAGTTTTTTTAGTTTCAAAAAAGCATAATAAATATATAATCCCAAGACTAAATAACGCGCATAATTATGATGCGTCTACTCTCCCGATATATAGATTCCTCTGTGATGTTCAAAATCAGTCTAAGATAAGAGGTTTAAGTTTTAATTTTGGAAAAATACTTAATAATATTTCAGTCTTTCCTAGGGTCGTTTATAAAAATATTATTCTTTTCCCAAAAACATGGGTTTTAGAGAATTCAGATATAAATTATATAAAAGAAATCTTTTCAAAAAAAATTTTTGAAACTAAATTTAAACTTCCCAAAATATTTTTACTAATCAATGGAGATAATAATTTATTTGTCAATCTTGATAATGAGTTATCAGTACAGTGTTTTTTAGATGAGATAAAAAAAAGTAATAGAATTATTTTAAGAGAATATTTTTTTCCAAGTGATAATATCAAAAATATTAATGGTGAAGTTTGTTCCAATGAATTTCATTTGCCATTTATTAATAAAAATAAAGGTTTAAAAGCTCCTAAAAAAGAAAATGTTGTAAAAACAAAAGACTTTTTAACAGACGACAATGATTGGGTTTATTTCAAAATATATGGAGGTAACAAAATATTAGAAAAAATTCTAACTTCTGATATTGATGCATTTGCTAATAAATTTAGTTCAGATATAGAGAAATGGTTTTTCATAAGATATTATGATGATGAGTATGGTCATCATTTGAGAATAAGATTTTTATCGCCGACAGATTCTTCTAGAAAAAACATACTTTATAATTTTATTAATGAAATTAACTACTATGTTAAAAATGAATATGTTTATAAGTTCTCAATCGATACGTATAGAAGGGAAAATTCAAGATACGTTATAAAAAATTTTGATATTGAATGTTCTGAGTCTTTCTTTCATTATGACTCTATTTATATTTTGTCAATATTAAAATTACCTAATATAAATAATGATTTGAAGCATATAATTGGGATGCTAAATATAGAATATTTACTGAATGCTGTTGATTATAATATCGAACAAAAATTGGAGTTTACTAGTAATTTAAGGAAAAGTTTTTATAAAGAATTCGGAGAACAGAAAAATCATGCGGAGTTCTTAAAAGATAAATATAGAAATAATAAAAATTTGATAGATAGTTTATTTCCATTCTATTCTAATTCAAATGATTATCCTGAATTGCATGAAATTCATGCTAAAAGAAATATTCAAACCAAAAATATTTTTGATATTTTGAAAAATAATGAATTCAGTGATATAAATTTTATTCTTTCTAGTTATATTCATATGTCATTAAATAGACTGTTTATGAAAGACAATAGATGGAATGAATTTATAGTATATGATTTTTTGTCAAAATATTATAAATCAATTAAATCTAGAAAGCTTTATGATAAAATAAATAATTTTGAAAAAACATTTTTTTAA
- a CDS encoding lanthionine synthetase LanC family protein encodes MKNDFLTSFFDEINKNIFENLESNSLSLYTGLSGQILFYSIYLKKNRLEANLLNFRKMIEKLFFALNNQQYNLFFCDGLVGVTFLIRHLEEEGLLEDYDYSDFLKEVDSLFLSNLKKEAVDLNKIDFLHGNLGIANYFLEFNLTQNISEDYNVYFETTTLIIENHLSRIQLNENNVELINFGLSHGLSSYLVYFTKLFKLTNENRYKQNILNIIEVYKYFFNTNKQSCFPSQGFSRGNSNYEVSLGWCYGDQTISYCIYKAGEVLGLKKIVDFSIEIVQHWSKKNSIELAITNPFYDNMFCHGLSGVAYLNKKWYQILKKESLINNYTLFMEEIVKSEKLFHKYDNMSSGYKENFCLLDGSCGLGMVIIDSLEDANLENNWDRFFLLN; translated from the coding sequence ATGAAAAATGATTTTTTGACATCCTTTTTCGACGAAATAAATAAAAATATATTTGAAAATTTAGAAAGCAATTCTTTGTCACTTTATACAGGATTGAGTGGGCAAATTTTATTTTATTCAATATATCTAAAAAAAAACAGATTAGAGGCTAATTTGCTAAATTTTAGAAAAATGATAGAAAAATTATTTTTCGCATTGAATAATCAACAATATAATCTTTTTTTTTGTGATGGTTTGGTTGGAGTAACTTTTTTAATTAGACATTTAGAAGAGGAAGGATTGTTGGAGGATTATGATTATTCAGATTTTTTAAAAGAGGTTGATTCTCTTTTTCTTTCAAATTTAAAAAAAGAGGCTGTTGATTTGAATAAAATTGATTTTTTGCATGGGAACTTAGGAATTGCAAATTATTTTTTAGAATTTAATTTAACTCAAAACATTTCTGAAGATTACAATGTTTATTTTGAAACAACAACACTAATAATTGAAAATCATTTATCAAGAATACAATTAAATGAAAATAATGTTGAATTAATAAATTTTGGATTGTCTCATGGGTTATCATCCTATTTAGTATATTTTACAAAACTATTTAAATTGACAAATGAAAATAGATACAAACAAAACATACTAAATATAATTGAAGTTTATAAATACTTTTTCAACACAAACAAACAAAGCTGTTTCCCTTCTCAAGGTTTCTCAAGAGGGAATTCTAATTATGAGGTTAGTTTAGGTTGGTGCTACGGAGATCAAACAATAAGTTATTGCATATACAAAGCAGGAGAGGTTTTAGGCTTAAAAAAAATTGTTGATTTTTCAATAGAAATAGTTCAACATTGGTCAAAAAAGAATTCCATAGAATTAGCTATAACAAACCCATTTTATGATAATATGTTTTGTCATGGTCTGTCCGGTGTTGCATATCTTAACAAAAAGTGGTACCAAATTTTAAAGAAAGAAAGTTTGATAAATAATTATACATTATTTATGGAAGAAATAGTTAAATCGGAAAAATTATTTCATAAATATGACAATATGAGTTCAGGTTATAAAGAGAATTTTTGTTTGTTAGATGGTTCTTGTGGATTGGGAATGGTTATTATTGATTCTCTTGAAGATGCTAATTTAGAGAACAATTGGGATAGATTTTTTTTACTTAATTAA
- a CDS encoding class I lanthipeptide, translating into MKLELKKEKIVELTNVEMSNIHGGLVEADGGKSSPSTDHGFTCCWCIKIGGSGSTRVPGTEPTVINP; encoded by the coding sequence ATGAAACTAGAACTTAAAAAAGAAAAAATAGTTGAATTGACTAATGTTGAAATGTCAAATATTCATGGAGGGTTAGTTGAAGCAGATGGTGGTAAATCAAGTCCAAGTACTGATCATGGTTTTACATGTTGTTGGTGTATTAAGATAGGAGGATCAGGTTCGACAAGGGTTCCTGGAACTGAGCCTACGGTAATTAATCCGTAA